A portion of the Acidobacteriaceae bacterium genome contains these proteins:
- the pstB gene encoding phosphate ABC transporter ATP-binding protein PstB, with amino-acid sequence MGVGIEVVNLNAWYGSTHTLRDINLNIPANSATALIGPSGCGKSTFVRCLNRMHETNPTARVEGTVKVADVDIYKQASPVEIRRRIGMVFQRPNPFPTMSIYDNVVSGLKLNGFRNKKILDEVVERSLKQAALWNEVKDDLKKKSGASLSGGQQQRLCIARALAVDPEVLLMDEPASALDPASTSKIEDLIFQLKDEYTIVIVTHNMQQAARVAENTGFFLTGQLVEFAPTSTIFTKPQDKRTEDYITGRFG; translated from the coding sequence GTGGGTGTCGGCATTGAAGTCGTCAATCTCAACGCGTGGTACGGAAGTACGCACACGCTGCGGGATATCAACCTGAATATTCCTGCAAACTCAGCCACTGCGCTAATCGGGCCGTCGGGCTGTGGCAAGTCCACGTTCGTGCGCTGCCTGAACCGGATGCATGAAACGAACCCGACTGCTCGTGTCGAAGGCACGGTCAAGGTCGCGGATGTCGACATCTACAAGCAGGCGTCTCCGGTAGAGATTCGCCGCCGCATCGGTATGGTGTTCCAGCGCCCCAACCCGTTTCCGACGATGTCGATCTATGACAACGTAGTCAGCGGGTTGAAGCTGAACGGCTTCCGCAACAAGAAGATATTGGACGAAGTCGTTGAGCGCTCGCTGAAGCAGGCAGCGCTTTGGAACGAAGTGAAGGACGATTTGAAGAAGAAGTCCGGTGCCTCGCTTTCGGGTGGACAGCAGCAGCGCCTGTGCATTGCACGCGCTCTGGCGGTGGACCCCGAAGTGCTGCTGATGGATGAGCCCGCCAGCGCGCTTGACCCGGCTTCGACCTCGAAGATCGAAGATCTGATCTTCCAGCTCAAGGACGAGTACACGATCGTGATCGTGACGCACAACATGCAGCAGGCTGCACGCGTGGCTGAAAACACAGGCTTCTTCCTCACGGGTCAGCTCGTAGAATTTGCTCCAACCAGCACTATCTTTACCAAGCCGCAGGACAAGCGGACGGAAGATTACATCACCGGGAGGTTCGGTTAA
- the phoU gene encoding phosphate signaling complex protein PhoU produces the protein MRTKFHQNLDGLKERLLVMAGLAEQAIQRSTEAYRTRDFSLCDLVFQSEPAINRMEREIDELAYELLATEQPMAIDLRFILAVIRINADVERVGDQAVNIAARAVEMGSHSNIDLPVDIPKLASLAQAMVRKSLQSFIEADADMARSVLTMDDEVDAMNKAAYGALTDLIQSQPELTPQALNVLIIARNLERVGDHATNIAEDVIFWVQGSDVRHSAPSGQIAD, from the coding sequence ATGCGTACAAAGTTTCATCAGAATCTGGACGGGCTGAAAGAGCGCCTGCTGGTGATGGCTGGACTCGCAGAACAGGCGATTCAGCGTTCCACCGAGGCGTATCGTACTCGCGATTTTTCGCTCTGCGATCTGGTCTTCCAGTCGGAGCCGGCGATCAACCGCATGGAGCGCGAGATCGACGAACTGGCTTACGAGCTGCTCGCTACCGAGCAGCCGATGGCGATCGACCTTCGCTTCATCCTCGCTGTTATTCGCATCAACGCTGATGTTGAGCGCGTTGGCGATCAGGCTGTGAACATCGCCGCCCGCGCGGTGGAGATGGGTTCGCACTCCAACATCGATCTTCCTGTGGACATTCCCAAGCTGGCTTCGCTGGCGCAGGCGATGGTTCGCAAGTCACTGCAGTCGTTTATCGAGGCCGACGCCGATATGGCTCGCTCGGTGCTGACGATGGACGACGAAGTGGATGCGATGAACAAGGCCGCGTATGGCGCTTTGACGGACCTGATTCAGAGCCAGCCGGAGCTGACTCCGCAGGCGCTGAACGTTCTGATCATCGCTCGCAACCTGGAGCGCGTGGGCGACCATGCCACCAACATTGCGGAAGACGTGATCTTCTGGGTGCAGGGATCGGATGTTCGGCACAGCGCGCCGTCCGGGCAGATCGCTGATTAG
- the pstC gene encoding phosphate ABC transporter permease subunit PstC, with the protein MSDPQTTQAEEPALLKVAVNREHHTSAPAVAGKAPAAVRNFLSSRGSGAGTDRAFGSIVLLSALSIIGIVTLILFMLIQQSKLSLHQFGIKFFFHSAWNPVTGDFGAWPFIYGTLITSFLALCIAVPLALCVSVFIMEICPKPFRSSVAFLTELLAAIPSVVYGLWAVFVLVPIMRDQLGPFLVKYFGWTGLFSGSNFGEGILTASIILSIMVLPVISSITREVMGAVPVSQKEGVLALGATRWEMIRIAVLRNARVGIVGGIILGLGRALGETMAVTMVIGNHPDVAKSLFAPGYTLASVIANEFTEATGDLYLSSLIEIGLALFLVTIVVNSIARLLVWFVTRGNASEAR; encoded by the coding sequence ATGTCTGATCCGCAAACAACTCAAGCCGAAGAGCCCGCCCTGCTAAAGGTAGCTGTGAACAGGGAGCACCACACGTCAGCCCCGGCTGTCGCAGGCAAAGCTCCGGCTGCAGTGCGCAACTTTCTGAGCAGCCGAGGCAGCGGTGCCGGTACCGATCGCGCCTTTGGCTCCATCGTTCTGCTCTCTGCACTCTCCATCATCGGCATCGTCACGCTGATTCTTTTCATGCTGATCCAGCAGTCGAAGCTCTCGCTGCATCAGTTCGGCATCAAGTTCTTCTTCCACTCGGCGTGGAATCCTGTCACGGGCGACTTCGGCGCATGGCCGTTCATCTATGGAACGCTGATCACGTCGTTCCTTGCGCTTTGCATCGCCGTTCCTCTCGCGCTTTGCGTCTCCGTCTTCATCATGGAGATCTGCCCGAAGCCGTTCCGTAGCTCAGTAGCGTTTCTGACAGAGCTGCTCGCTGCGATTCCTTCAGTGGTGTACGGTCTGTGGGCCGTGTTCGTGCTCGTGCCGATCATGCGCGACCAGCTTGGCCCCTTTCTGGTGAAGTACTTCGGCTGGACGGGTCTGTTCTCTGGCTCGAACTTCGGCGAAGGCATTCTGACGGCGAGCATTATTCTCTCGATCATGGTTCTACCGGTGATCTCCTCCATCACTCGCGAAGTGATGGGAGCGGTTCCGGTGAGTCAGAAGGAAGGCGTCCTGGCTCTGGGAGCTACGCGTTGGGAGATGATTCGCATCGCCGTGCTGCGTAATGCTCGCGTCGGTATTGTCGGCGGCATCATCCTCGGTCTGGGGCGTGCGCTGGGCGAGACGATGGCGGTCACGATGGTGATCGGCAACCATCCGGATGTAGCGAAGAGCCTCTTCGCTCCTGGCTATACGCTGGCCAGCGTTATCGCGAACGAGTTTACAGAAGCGACCGGCGATCTGTACCTCTCGTCGCTGATCGAGATCGGCCTGGCGCTCTTCCTCGTCACGATCGTCGTCAACAGCATTGCACGTCTGCTGGTCTGGTTTGTGACGCGCGGTAACGCATCGGAGGCCCGATGA
- the pstS gene encoding phosphate ABC transporter substrate-binding protein PstS — translation MKLKLMSAVAAAAAILTVSAGAQSLNGAGATFPNPIYSKWFSEYSASHPGVQINYQAVGSGAGIRQASQGIVDFGASDGPMTDQQMSEAKIKLFHIPTVLGAVVPTYNIPGVNAELKFTGDIIADIYLGKITKWDDARIKSINPGVNLPDHQILPVYRSDGSGTTYIFTDYLSKVSSDFQAKVGKATSVRWPIGIGQKGNEGVAGMVRSSPFSFGYVELIYAVQNHMSFGTVKNPAGKFVKASTEAVTEAAAGAAAHMPNDFRVSITNAPGANAYPISSFTWLLIPMQSQDPKKAAVLKDFLKWMLEHGESEAAGLTYAPLPKNVAIKVSGAINYLK, via the coding sequence ATGAAGCTGAAGTTGATGAGTGCGGTCGCAGCAGCAGCCGCCATCCTTACGGTGAGCGCTGGCGCGCAGAGCCTGAACGGTGCAGGCGCAACCTTCCCGAACCCGATCTACTCGAAGTGGTTCAGCGAGTACTCCGCTTCGCACCCCGGCGTGCAGATCAACTATCAGGCTGTTGGTTCCGGCGCTGGTATCCGCCAGGCATCGCAGGGCATCGTCGACTTCGGCGCCTCGGACGGCCCGATGACCGACCAGCAGATGTCGGAAGCCAAGATCAAGCTCTTCCACATCCCAACCGTGCTCGGCGCAGTGGTTCCGACGTACAACATCCCCGGTGTAAACGCTGAGCTGAAGTTCACGGGCGACATCATTGCTGACATCTACCTCGGCAAGATCACCAAGTGGGACGATGCTCGCATCAAGTCCATCAACCCGGGTGTAAACCTCCCCGATCACCAGATTCTGCCGGTGTATCGTTCGGACGGATCGGGCACGACATACATCTTCACCGACTATCTCTCGAAGGTTTCGTCGGACTTCCAGGCGAAGGTTGGCAAGGCGACTTCGGTTCGCTGGCCCATCGGTATCGGCCAGAAGGGCAACGAAGGCGTTGCCGGTATGGTTCGCAGCAGCCCGTTTTCTTTCGGTTATGTTGAGCTGATTTACGCGGTGCAGAACCACATGAGCTTCGGCACGGTAAAGAACCCCGCAGGCAAGTTCGTGAAGGCTTCGACCGAGGCTGTGACGGAAGCTGCCGCTGGCGCAGCTGCTCACATGCCGAATGACTTCCGCGTTTCAATCACGAACGCTCCCGGCGCAAACGCTTACCCGATCTCCTCCTTCACCTGGCTGCTGATCCCGATGCAGTCGCAGGACCCGAAGAAGGCTGCTGTGCTCAAGGACTTCCTGAAGTGGATGCTCGAGCATGGTGAGTCGGAAGCTGCTGGTCTGACCTACGCTCCGCTGCCGAAGAACGTAGCGATCAAGGTTTCGGGCGCAATCAACTACCTCAAGTAG
- the pstA gene encoding phosphate ABC transporter permease PstA codes for MNGATQLRPSRANSHRRAASNHAVTFISVFGTLVVLIPLIAILFYLIYKGASSLNVAFFTQTPKPVGETGGGMANSIFGSSIILTLASLMGIPVGILGGVYLAEYGPGKRLGTIIRFVADVLNGVPSIVMGIAGYALIVVHQRHFSALAAGVTLAIMMVPTVTRTTEEMLLTVPHAIREAAYGLGVPRWRMIMSISLRTAAPGIITGCMLAFARVAGETAPLLFTAFGSQFWPHNLNEPMAALPLQIFVYAMSPYDEWHRLAWAGSLVLITLIMVSVGLVRYVTSRGQLKGGH; via the coding sequence ATGAACGGTGCTACTCAGCTTCGCCCCAGCCGTGCGAACTCTCACAGGCGTGCGGCTTCAAACCACGCGGTTACGTTCATTTCGGTGTTCGGTACGCTGGTTGTCCTTATCCCGCTGATCGCGATTCTCTTTTATCTGATCTACAAGGGTGCAAGCTCGCTCAACGTTGCGTTCTTCACGCAGACACCGAAGCCTGTCGGAGAGACCGGCGGCGGTATGGCGAACTCGATCTTTGGATCGAGCATCATCCTCACACTAGCTAGTCTGATGGGCATCCCCGTGGGTATCCTCGGCGGTGTTTATCTCGCTGAGTATGGCCCGGGCAAGCGCCTCGGTACGATCATCCGCTTCGTGGCGGACGTGTTGAACGGTGTGCCGTCGATCGTGATGGGCATCGCAGGCTATGCGCTGATCGTTGTTCATCAGCGGCACTTCTCGGCACTGGCTGCCGGCGTTACGCTGGCGATCATGATGGTCCCGACCGTGACGCGTACGACCGAAGAGATGCTGCTGACTGTGCCTCACGCCATTCGCGAAGCGGCGTACGGCCTGGGCGTACCGCGCTGGCGCATGATCATGTCGATCTCACTGCGCACGGCAGCTCCCGGCATCATTACGGGTTGCATGCTGGCCTTTGCGCGTGTCGCGGGTGAGACCGCACCATTGCTCTTCACGGCGTTCGGCTCGCAGTTCTGGCCGCACAACCTGAACGAGCCGATGGCTGCGCTTCCTCTGCAGATTTTTGTGTACGCGATGAGTCCTTACGACGAGTGGCACCGCCTGGCGTGGGCTGGCTCGCTCGTGCTCATCACATTGATCATGGTTTCGGTGGGACTGGTCCGCTACGTGACGTCGCGTGGCCAACTCAAGGGAGGACACTAG